Within Synergistaceae bacterium, the genomic segment ACGATGGATTCATTCGAACACATCTGTGTTCAATATTGGCTATTATCTTATCTGGTGTCCAAAATATCGGCGCAAGGTGCTTGTTGGTGATGTAGAAATCCGACTCAAAGAACTTTTATACGAGAAAGCTGATGAGATCAATGTTCAGATTGCGAAGCTTGAGATCATGCCGGATCACATTCACGCCTTTGTCAAAACGCGGCCTATAAACGCTCCTCACTATATTGTCCGACAGCTCAAGAGCTATACGGCAAGAGTA encodes:
- the tnpA gene encoding IS200/IS605 family transposase; this encodes MAYQRWIHSNTSVFNIGYYLIWCPKYRRKVLVGDVEIRLKELLYEKADEINVQIAKLEIMPDHIHAFVKTRPINAPHYIVRQLKSYTARV